The nucleotide window tcCAACACATAACAGCCTAGCAACGTCAATTCAAACAGTCGTATCACCCTAGCAACCTCATTTTAATGTTAataacactctagcaaccacatTCCAAACACTTAGAACCCATAGCAACCATATTTTTAATGtcaataacaccctagcaactgcattcCAACACATAACAGcttaaaaatgtcatttcaaacagtcaaaacaccctagcaaccacatttcAATGTTAATAACGCCATAACAACTACATTTCAACACCCattaacaccctagcaactgcattcCAACACATAACAACCAAGCAATGTCATTTCAAACAGTCATATCCCCCTAGCTACCACATTTCAATGTCAATAACGCCCGTGCAACCACATTCCAACCACCCATAACCCTTAGCAACCACATACCAATGTCaataataccctagcaaccacattcCAACAGCCTTTAACACACTAGAACTTACTTAGTCGCCAGACTGCTCACTTCCTGTAGGGTTGTCATGGCAatagtctctcacacacacttctgAATGTGCTGTGTGTTCAGGGCCGTTCCAGGATCGCGCAGATATTGAAGGAGCGACAGTGCGGCTACGCAGGGTCACTCAGGCGGACGCAGGCGAATATCGTTGTGAGGTCAGCGCTCCGAGTGACTCCATCTCACTGGGAGAAACCAACGTCACGCTGAGAGTGCTGGGTAACACTCGTCGTCATCCGTCATGCAGAGTAACGGTGTTGTGCGCCTGTGTTTGACCTGTTTCTGCTGTAGTTCCTCCTCAGACTCCCTCATGTGACGTGCCCAGCTCTGCTCTGACGGGCTCTCAGGTGGAGCTGCGCTGTAGAGACCGACACAGCATCCCACCTGCCGTCTACACCTGGTACAAAGACAACCGCGCACTGCCCATCCGCCATCCCAACGCCACCTACACCGTCAATGAGTTCACCGGTGTACTGGTCAGTAGAGGAAACAAATAacactcataacaccctagcgACCACATTCCAACACTCATATCACCCTCACAATAACAGTCCAAACACTCATAACACTATAGCAACTAAAGTCCTAATCTCAGAACACCCAATCAACCAGATTCCACAGTCTCATTACAACCCAGGAACTGTATGTCAACACTGTATGTATCACCCTAACTACCACATTCCAAACACTCATAACATCATAGCAACCACAGTCCTATGCTtaaagcaccctagcaaccacaaccCAAAAACTCATAACAACTTAACAACCGTCTTCCAACAGTCGTATCACCCTAACTACAACATTCCAAACACACTTAATGCCAAAGCAACCACACTCCTAtgctcataacaccctagcaaccacagtcCTAtgctcataacaccctagcaaccacacttCAAAATCTCATAACAACCCAGGAACAATATATCAACACTTGTTTCAGGCTAACAACAACATTCCAAACACGTATAATACCATAGCAACCGCCGTCCTATGCTtaaagcaccctagcaaccacattctGAAAACTCAGAACATTCGTTTATATTCATATGATAATAAAGGCCTGTGCTGCGTTTTGGAATCAAcagaatgctgtgtgtgtgtgtttgtgtgtgtgtgtgtgtgtgtgtgtgtgtgtgtgtgtgtgtgtgtgtgtgtgtgtgtgtgtgtgtgtgtgtgtgtgtgtgtgtgtgtgcagttctgAGGTGAATGTCCTCATCTTCAGCTCTATTATGAAGCTCTGAGTGTCACACAGACAAAGCCGTGATGACAGACCGACACCAGCTACTGCAGAGAACACTGACactgtctgacacacacacacacacacacacacacacacacacacacacacacacacacacacacacacacacacacacacacacacacacacacaaaccagaaatacacactctctcacacaaacacatacacatacacacatcagaCTGATACACAAACTAACACTATGcaacacacacatcagaaacacaccatcaaacacacacacacacactcactagaaacacatgcacacatcagACACACATCAGTaatacacacacaccctctcgtacacaaacacacttcagacacacacatacaaactaaCACTATCTGACACACACAttagaagcacacacacacacacacacacacacacaaactcttacacacaaacacatacacgcatacatcaGACACAGACTTTCACTCGCACTCACTCACTAGaaacacacacatcagacacacacatcagacacgcacacacactctcaaacacacacacttacatcagagacccacacacacacacaaactaatacTCTGACACACAtattagaaacacacacactttcacacaaacatgtacaaacacacacatcagaaacacacactctgacacaaacacacatcaagcacacacgcacactcactagaaacacatgcacacatcagACACAcatcagtaacacacacacacacacaccctctcttacacaaacacacttcagacacacacacactctttcacacaaacacacacactcatcagagacccacacacacaaactaacactctgacacacacgcatacacacatcaGGCATGCACATTAGAAACGCACACATTTTCACACAAACATTTtcacacacatcagaaacacacacacacacacacacatctgatagCTCTGAATGAGTCATTTCGGGCTGTAAAGAATCAGTTCAATGTCTGATTTGagtgattcatttgaatgattcaTGAATCATATGATTGATTCTCTATCTCTGATCATGTTCAGATGTTTCATAGACGCCTTATtaactaacacacacacgcacacacacacacacacacacacacacacacacacacacacacacacacacacacacacacacacacacatctgatagCTCTGAATGAGTCATTTCAGGATGGCTGTAATGATTCAGTTCAGTGAGTGCTCTGAGTGATTCATTCGATTGATTCCTGAATCTGATTCTCTCTCTGGTGTTCAGATGTTTCAGACGGTGAGCCGCTCAGATGCAGGTCAGTATCACTGTGAGGCCAAAAATGGAGTCGGACCCCCCAAGAgctgccagcacacacacatgcagatcggtgagtgtgtgtgtgtgtatctgcatgtatttctctatatgtgtgtgtgtgtatttgtatgtgtgtgtatttgatttctgatttctttctctttgtttgtttgtgtgtgtgtgtgtgtgtgtgtgtgtgtgtgtgtgtgtgtgtgtgtgtgtgtgtgtgtgtgtgtgtgtgtcagatgacCTGAACGTGGCGGCGGTGGTCTCAGCTGTGGTTCTGGTGTGTGTGATCCTCTTCCTCTGTGCGTTTGGAGTGTGTTTGGCTCATCGACAGGGATATTTCAGCCGTGAGTCTCTGCTTTTCTCCCTCCTCCAGAAACAGAGTGTGTTTAAGGTTTCGTTCCCACAAAATTCTGCATTGCCTGTTCGTTCACTCTGGTGAGCTCCTGCGGGAGCCAGAGCCGGGGTGGGCGGGGTTTCCGTGGGAGTCAGGAAAGGTTTTTGGGCGGAGTTAACTCCGGCGGAAAAGGGGTGTGAGTTAGAGGGGGGGGGGATATATATATAACCTtatagccgcctttccactgcacacgtcatttggacacgactgtcggaatacgcccccttgtggcagtcgcacagtattttcagtgttgtcgtgcaccatgggagagaagctgaatctctcagtgtccgaaataaaggagtgcaaaagcaaga belongs to Danio rerio strain Tuebingen ecotype United States chromosome 1, GRCz12tu, whole genome shotgun sequence and includes:
- the jam2a gene encoding junctional adhesion molecule 2A isoform X1 — translated: MLVCVSLLILIHSVPVSPVTVSSRNPKVEVHEFSDAELSCEFKTEKDTNPRIEWKRKDKEKDVSFVYYGERFVGPFQDRADIEGATVRLRRVTQADAGEYRCEVSAPSDSISLGETNVTLRVLVPPQTPSCDVPSSALTGSQVELRCRDRHSIPPAVYTWYKDNRALPIRHPNATYTVNEFTGVLMFQTVSRSDAGQYHCEAKNGVGPPKSCQHTHMQIDDLNVAAVVSAVVLVCVILFLCAFGVCLAHRQGYFSRDSVCVCVCRSFWIPHCHGVTHISSQNLNPSEHTQHSGYSHPPKEPQDFKHTQSFML
- the jam2a gene encoding junctional adhesion molecule 2A precursor (The RefSeq protein has 1 substitution compared to this genomic sequence), translating into MLVCVSLLILIHSVPVSPVTVSSRNPKVEVHEFSDAELSCEFKTEKDTNPRIEWKRKDKEKDVSFVYYGERFVGPFQDRADIEGATVRLRRVTQADAGEYRCEVSAPSDSISLGETNVTLRVLVPPQTPSCDVPSSALTGSQVELRCRDRHSIPPAVYTWYKDNRALPIRHPNATYTVNEFTGVLMFQTVSRSDAGQYHCEAKNGVGPPKSCQHTHMQIDDLNVAAVVSAVVLVCVILVLCAFGVCLAHRQGYFSRHRGRSFWIPHCHGVTHISSQNLNPSEHTQHSGYSHPPKEPQDFKHTQSFML